Proteins from one Ricinus communis isolate WT05 ecotype wild-type chromosome 9, ASM1957865v1, whole genome shotgun sequence genomic window:
- the LOC8276704 gene encoding RNA exonuclease 4 isoform X1, which yields MLWLNKFGKTGKKRREEKRRMGKEQQQQKKMKIPKQKRLPLNPNWAQLQQELKSHGSRPARPSNNSKSDTQNSILGKRKDRPGAASDECQPNPLTPTNDDFSLTDAIAMDCEMVGIGQGNKSALGRVTLIYWQVNEWGNVIYDEFVRPIERVVDFRTKISGIRPQHLRKAKDFPAVQKKVAELIRGRILVGHALSNDLKVLLLCHPKKDLRDTVEYQPFLKERRRRALRHLAAEFLGVKIQDGEHCSIEDARATMLLYQKNKKEWEKSVKNQIRLKEKQKKRKQKRKPKEGGAPDSNHVAIAS from the exons ATGCTGTGGTTAAACAAGTTTGGAAAGACCggaaagaagagaagagaagagaagaggagAATGGGAAAGGAGCAGCAACAgcaaaaaaagatgaaaatccCTAAACAGAAGCGTTTACCGCTAAACCCCAACTGGGCTCAACTTCAACAG GAGCTCAAAAGCCATGGTTCGAGGCCTGCAAGACcctcaaataattcaaaatcagATACCCAAAATTCCATTTTAG GGAAGCGTAAAGATAGACCTGGTGCAGCATCTGATGAATGTCAGCCAAATCCTCTCACGCCAACTAATGATGATTTTAG TTTGACAGATGCAATAGCCATGGATTGTGAAATGGTTGGGATTGGTCAAGGGAACAAAAGTGCTCTTGGACGAGTAACACTG AT TTATTGGCAGGTAAATGAGTGGGGAAATGTTATATATGATGAGTTTGTTCGCCCAATAGAACGTGTTGTTGACTTCCGTACAAAAATTAGTGGCATTCGACCCCAACATTTGAGAAAAG CAAAGGACTTCCCAGCTGTTCAGAAGAAAGTGGCAGAGTTGATTAGAGGAAGGATTCTTGTGGGCCATGCATTGTCCAATGATCTTAAG GTACTGCTATTGTGTCACCCAAAAAAGGACCTGCGGGATACTGTGGAGTATCAACCCTTTCTCAA GGAACGACGCAGAAGGGCACTTCGGCATCTTGCTGCTGAGTTTCTTGGTGTCAAGATACAGGATGGGGAGCACTGCTCT ATAGAAGATGCCCGAGCTACAATGCTGCTGTACcagaaaaacaagaaagagtGGGAGAAGAGTGTTAAAAACCAAATAAGACTTAAAGAAAAGCAGAAGAAACGCAAGCAGAAAAGGAAACCAAAAGAAGGAGGTGCCCCAGATAGTAACCATGTTGCCATTGCTTCGTAG
- the LOC8276704 gene encoding RNA exonuclease 4 isoform X2, whose translation MLWLNKFGKTGKKRREEKRRMGKEQQQQKKMKIPKQKRLPLNPNWAQLQQELKSHGSRPARPSNNSKSDTQNSILGKRKDRPGAASDECQPNPLTPTNDDFSLTDAIAMDCEMVGIGQGNKSALGRVTLVNEWGNVIYDEFVRPIERVVDFRTKISGIRPQHLRKAKDFPAVQKKVAELIRGRILVGHALSNDLKVLLLCHPKKDLRDTVEYQPFLKERRRRALRHLAAEFLGVKIQDGEHCSIEDARATMLLYQKNKKEWEKSVKNQIRLKEKQKKRKQKRKPKEGGAPDSNHVAIAS comes from the exons ATGCTGTGGTTAAACAAGTTTGGAAAGACCggaaagaagagaagagaagagaagaggagAATGGGAAAGGAGCAGCAACAgcaaaaaaagatgaaaatccCTAAACAGAAGCGTTTACCGCTAAACCCCAACTGGGCTCAACTTCAACAG GAGCTCAAAAGCCATGGTTCGAGGCCTGCAAGACcctcaaataattcaaaatcagATACCCAAAATTCCATTTTAG GGAAGCGTAAAGATAGACCTGGTGCAGCATCTGATGAATGTCAGCCAAATCCTCTCACGCCAACTAATGATGATTTTAG TTTGACAGATGCAATAGCCATGGATTGTGAAATGGTTGGGATTGGTCAAGGGAACAAAAGTGCTCTTGGACGAGTAACACTG GTAAATGAGTGGGGAAATGTTATATATGATGAGTTTGTTCGCCCAATAGAACGTGTTGTTGACTTCCGTACAAAAATTAGTGGCATTCGACCCCAACATTTGAGAAAAG CAAAGGACTTCCCAGCTGTTCAGAAGAAAGTGGCAGAGTTGATTAGAGGAAGGATTCTTGTGGGCCATGCATTGTCCAATGATCTTAAG GTACTGCTATTGTGTCACCCAAAAAAGGACCTGCGGGATACTGTGGAGTATCAACCCTTTCTCAA GGAACGACGCAGAAGGGCACTTCGGCATCTTGCTGCTGAGTTTCTTGGTGTCAAGATACAGGATGGGGAGCACTGCTCT ATAGAAGATGCCCGAGCTACAATGCTGCTGTACcagaaaaacaagaaagagtGGGAGAAGAGTGTTAAAAACCAAATAAGACTTAAAGAAAAGCAGAAGAAACGCAAGCAGAAAAGGAAACCAAAAGAAGGAGGTGCCCCAGATAGTAACCATGTTGCCATTGCTTCGTAG